A window from Corynebacterium urealyticum DSM 7109 encodes these proteins:
- the carA gene encoding glutamine-hydrolyzing carbamoyl-phosphate synthase small subunit, with amino-acid sequence MQTHTPAALVLADGTIYRGFAMGATGKTLGEAVFTTAMTGYQETLTDPSFHRQITVLTAPQIGNTGWNDEDSESRDGKIWSAGLVIRDLSNTVSNWRAKRSLNEELEEQGIVSICGVDTRSVVRHLREEGSIAAGIFSGDALGTDEEMIAQVKEQPSMSGADLTADVTTNEPYVVDAEGERKYTVLAYDMGIKTNTPREFAKRGIRTVVIPADTEFSTLEGYLSEYDAQGVFVSNGPGDPATADHTVEQVKKVLEADIPFFGICFGNQIFGRALGLDTYKLKFGHRGTNVPVKDLETGKVAITAQNHGFALAAPAGGLEKEFDTPFGSAKVTHICLNDDVVEGVALTSGRAFSVQYHPESAAGPHDANPLFDHFLNLLEQEKKA; translated from the coding sequence ATGCAGACTCACACTCCAGCAGCACTGGTTCTCGCAGACGGCACGATCTACCGCGGCTTCGCGATGGGCGCGACCGGCAAGACCCTCGGCGAGGCAGTGTTTACCACCGCCATGACCGGCTACCAGGAGACCCTCACCGACCCGTCCTTCCACCGCCAGATCACGGTGCTCACCGCACCACAGATCGGTAACACCGGATGGAACGACGAGGACTCCGAGTCCCGCGACGGCAAGATCTGGTCGGCCGGCCTGGTCATTCGCGACCTCTCCAACACCGTCAGCAACTGGCGGGCCAAGCGCAGCCTCAACGAGGAGCTCGAGGAGCAGGGCATCGTCAGCATCTGCGGTGTGGATACCCGCTCCGTCGTACGCCACCTGCGCGAGGAGGGGTCCATCGCCGCCGGCATCTTCTCCGGCGACGCCCTCGGCACCGACGAGGAGATGATCGCTCAGGTCAAGGAGCAGCCGTCGATGAGTGGTGCGGACCTGACCGCGGACGTCACTACCAACGAGCCTTATGTCGTCGACGCGGAAGGGGAGCGCAAGTACACCGTCCTCGCCTACGACATGGGCATTAAGACCAACACGCCACGCGAGTTCGCCAAGCGTGGCATCCGCACCGTCGTCATCCCGGCTGACACCGAATTTTCCACCCTCGAGGGCTACCTCAGCGAATACGACGCCCAGGGCGTGTTCGTCTCCAACGGCCCGGGCGACCCGGCTACCGCCGACCACACGGTGGAGCAGGTCAAGAAGGTGCTCGAGGCCGACATTCCCTTCTTCGGTATCTGCTTCGGCAACCAGATCTTCGGCCGCGCCCTCGGCCTGGACACCTACAAGCTGAAGTTCGGCCACCGCGGCACCAACGTGCCGGTGAAGGACCTCGAGACCGGCAAGGTCGCGATCACCGCCCAGAACCACGGCTTCGCTCTCGCCGCACCCGCCGGCGGCCTGGAGAAGGAATTCGACACGCCGTTCGGTTCCGCCAAGGTCACCCACATCTGCCTCAACGATGACGTCGTCGAGGGTGTGGCGTTGACCAGCGGACGCGCCTTCTCGGTGCAGTACCACCCGGAGTCCGCCGCCGGCCCGCACGACGCAAACCCCCTGTTCGACCACTTCCTCAACCTGTTGGAGCAGGAGAAGAAGGCCTAA